The following is a genomic window from Brachionichthys hirsutus isolate HB-005 chromosome 15, CSIRO-AGI_Bhir_v1, whole genome shotgun sequence.
TCCCTGGCCTGCCAATCAGAGAGCAAACTGGGAATCGCTAAGAACATCCATACGAGTAGAGAGGaactactaccccccccccccccccccggcatgcAGCATGAAGAGCTGGAGGCCTCACGGTGGCAGATGGATTTCTCTCTGCAGAGGAGACCATCATACTCCTCTTCCATTCATTACTGAGGAGATCCGGGGAGTATCAAGtaggaacacacaaacacacacacacacacacatgcacacgcacacacacacacacacacacacactcacacacacacactttacctaCCAGTGAAATGAAGTGTTCCTTCACAAAGCGTCTTCCCTTCCACTTGTCTCTTCAGTTCTATGTAGCCTCCTGAGAGCAGCTCAATGTGTTCCTCATGCAGAATcactcctgacacacacacacataaataccaatataaatatcaatatatccttcatacacacacatatatatatactaataTGATGgacaagcatttttttttgcatgtgtgtgtcacacatgcaaaaaaatgtttcagatcatcacacaaatataaatattagtcaaagacacacacatatatgtgtttgtgtataaCATAACACATAGCATGCATGTAGTATTTCATTTGCACAATTGTAATATGCCCTGTTTTCTGTGTATTAATACGGTGGACTGTCTTGTATTCTGTGTTTTCAGTGTGTCTTCATGCGTGCAGTGCATCGGAATTTTGCTTTATGTTGTTAAATACGGAACCAAATTCCAGATTGTTCTCGGAATCTTtctacaccaaccatgaaaagtcaaagtgaatcagagatgatgtgtatttttaacacgtcaatatttctttgtatccggatcgctctcaagaTGTAacgggatccaagttagaccaagaccaagACCAATCCTGCTAAACGCtgtcagaaacagaacctcctcggcagaggcaGTGACAGGGATCACCTTTCTCCTGGGCCAAATCCAAAAGCTCCACGGCAGCCCTGTAGCTCAAGCACATGGGGTACTCCACGCAGACATGTTTCCCCGCCTGGAGGAAAGTTCTGGTAAGACAGGGGAGTGGCAAACATTAGTCAAGACACAGACTCTGGTTGGagattttaaataatgcattatCTTCCTCCACAACAGATTCGATGTGAACAAAAACATCCTGGAACTCTGGTGCAGAGCAATGGATTAATCTAAGAAGGTCGAGCATCCATTGGGGGGGCTACAGGTGTACGCCAgcgttgtgccccccccccccccccatgccaatGCCCCTGCAGCCATCCCGGTCATCACGGACCTGTCACACAAGTTGGATTCCATCAACCAGATTCTGCCGATCCGGCTCTCAGCGGGACCAACTCTGGGAGGACGAAATAAACGAGTGGGCCGAGCTGAAGGAAAGCGCTCCATGTTGGGGTAAAACCGCCGCAGAGGCAGCAGCCCTGAAGCGGATCTGTTGACCTTTGACCGCGTCATATATCTGCTGACAGCGACGTGTCTGATGACGGACATGAATCCAGCCACGCTGGACCATTCGTGTTCTGCGAGCTGCTGCGCGATCCTCGGATTGATTCACAGATTCTTCCCCGCTACCTGATGTTCTCTTCATGCGACACATTCTCGGTGCAGATGAAGGCGACGTGGACGTCGTCTCTGCTCGCCGCCTCTTCTACGGGCATCTGACGGACGCCGCGCTGCGGCTCCAGGCTTCTCCTGCTGGCAGGAACTGATGTCAACGCCGACGACATCCACTAACATCGCATCCATGCATTTACACaagcgcgtgcgtgtgtgtgtgtgtgtgtgtgtgtgtgtgtgtgtgtgcgatacGACGGTCACCTGGATATGAAGCCACATGCCCGGAGCTTCTGTGCGGGACTCCCAGGCAGCGGGGTTAACAAGTCCCTGATCCGAACCTGGCCGGCGGCGCCGACACCGACCACGACCGCTCCAAACATGTTGACTGACAAGCATGAGAGGCAAAGAAGCAAATCAGTGATTCTGTTCCCTAGTGTTAATATTAtgggatataaaaaaaaaaaagcatacgCATATAAAGTAATGGACATTATGGAAACAGGCTCAATAAGGATAAAGTCAAGGAGCCTCTTTGATGCTTCACGGACGAGGGTTTATTTGATCAGTCTGTCTGGCTGAGCTCGTTATTACAGTCTCACAGAATACACGGCATGCAGTACTAGGGCGGAGATAAAACGCaagtccagatacttgtactcttGCTGGAGCAGAGCACAACGGATGGAAATAAAGAAGTGAAGTACaaatgctttgtctttgtctttgtctttaggGTCGTGGGCTCGACGTGTGCAGCAGTTTGTCCCGGACAGTTCTTCCATTCAGGACATCTGCAGCATTGATGGGACGGTGTTCCTGGCAGGGGGCTGTTGTCCTAGCAACACGCCACTATGATGTTTAATCAAACCTGCCAGCGGCCAGGTTGCAAAAATAGGAACTATTGTTCTGATGTTGGGGCAAGTCGGACATGTTATGTGGTTGCACGGAGGGAGCTCGGCATGTCACAGTTCGGCTGCGTGTAACTATGGAAGAGTGCAACTAAAACTTGAATACCCGGTTGGGTAAAAATAGAAAGCTCGAAAACTCAGAGTGTACGAAACCCGCCTCCTGGAACGGAGCCCGGTTACCCCGGTTACCCCGGTTACCCCGGTTACCCCGGTTACCTCACCTCTGGATCGGTCCTCCGGTCAGTCACGCCCGTGGGAACAGAGATCAGTACTTACGAAACGTAAGCGGAAACGTCCGAGACTGTCAATAAGATGCTGTCATGTGACCTGTTCCACTTCCGCGTTCTTTTCAATCCATGACGTCATTAGTGAGTTGGGTCGTCGCCGATGTTTCGAAtgtttaaatggaaaataacgTTTTTGGTACAAATCACCGTGATAAATACAACTAATGtatctttttatgtttttatttactgcttgATGGCTGGTGAGGCACGGCCAGTACTGCAGTACATGATATTAGAAACAGAATATGTCAGTATACTTCAGTACACGACATCATATAACAGAATATGGCAGTATACTGCAGTACATGATATTATATAACAGAATATGGCAGTATACTGCAGTACACGATATTATATAACAGAATATGTCagtatactgcagtacacaacATTATATAACAGAATACGGCAGTATACTGCAGTACACGACATTATATAACAGAATACGTCAGTATACTGTAGTACACGACATTATATAACAGAATATGTCAGTATACTGCGGTACATGACATTATATAACAGAATATGTCAGTATACTGCAGTACACGACATTATATAACAGAATATGTCAGTATACTGCAGTACACGACATTATATAACAGAATATGTCAGTATACTGCAGTACACGACATTATATAACAGAATATGTCTGTATACTGCAGTACACGACATTATATAACAGAATATGTCAGTATACTGCAGTACACGACATTATATAACAGAATATGTCAGTATACTGCAGTACACGACATTATATAACAGAATATGTCAGTATACTGCAGTACACGACATTATATAACAGAATATGTCAGTATACTGCAGTACACGACATTATATAACAGAATATGTCAGTATACTGCAGTACACGACATTATGTAACAGAATATGTCTTCTCTGTTTCGCAGTGATGTCACCAGACCTGACCCAGACCTGAACCAGACCTGAACCAGACCTGAACCAGACCTGAACCAGACCTGACCCAGACCTGACCCAGAATGCGGGTTTCTGCTTCTCACCTACAACAGCTCGCCATTTTCACCACTGTGTTGACCGGAGGCGGGATCAGCACCATGTACTCTCTGCAGCAGCGTGAGTGCAGGACCTGCTGAACGGCGTAACGGCTTTTCTTCTGCCAGTACGTTCTACAACCCTTCTCATTTATCATTCTGTCTTTTGGAGTATTAGAAACATTTGCTGAGTCAGACTACCACAAACTGGCTCTTCAAAAGTTGGAATCATGTccagttgccatggaaactctGGGGTCCCCACCCTTAAAGGTCCACAGCATCCATCTGACCGACAGAAGCAACCGGGTGGATCAGCGGGTGGCGCAGGTTAGCGTTTCTTCTTGCTGTCGTTCTCACCATCCTTGTCTGTCCGTCTTTCCGTTACTGTTTTCCTGTCTGGTCGACTCTCCTCTCGATGACAGATCAAGATTCCTGTGACTGGGGCTAAAACTGGAGCTTACCTGTATACGTGTTCAGTGAGAGACCCTGACTCTAACAGGTGAGGCCCTTCGTTTTAGCCTGATGATGTTGTAAATGGCTTTGTCACTTATGGACAGGTTTCCATTGGATTGAGCCAGATGTTAGCCAGATGTAACCAGAGACCTCATTTCTAAAagttgttgcacacacacacaaaaaagtggTGTCAATGGGGGGTAGAATTTTTGTAACAAAAAAGTTACTGCAAAAATTATTGACATTTTTGTTCAGGTACATTTACAATTGGGAAAAATTCaaatccgtttttttttttattgcagttttAACCATTTATAACCTTTATTGATAAATATTTACCACATTTTGAAACTTCCATTTCTCCTGGAAAAAGGTGCATTTTCTGAAACATAAACtaagagaaaaagacagaaaggacCAGACGGATGTTGTAATTGCAGGAGCCATTTCTATATGGTTTTAAGAATGTAGTGCTACCGAAAAGAGAGACTCCACCTGACGTCTCTCTTTGCAGGTGGAACCTTAAAGAAGCAGTTCTAAAGATCCGGACGGGAGAAACCATTGATCTGCTGAATCCTCCCATCGGCACAGGGCAATGACGAAGGCCTGGACGCCGGCCGCTGGCGCTGATGGTGGACATCTGTGTAGCTGCATTGTCTCTTGGCTTGTAATAAGTTCTTACAGAAACAGTTTCACACATGAATGGCTCGCGATGATGCCATTCCTTTGTTGGTTTGTTGTTTGTAGTTTCTTTTATTGccactgcaaaaataaaagtaaaattgatGCTGAAACCACAGATCCGTGTACTTCCTCAGCAAAAACGTTGATTACAAACCTTGGTGTGCAGCGTAACCTCATGAGTTCCAGTCATGTTTTATCCCATCCATGATGCCATTAAATACAGGCTTATTTCATTGTGAAGTCTCTGAAGACTTTCATGTTACCCATGGAACAGTCTCCCCTGAAAttatgtctttattattattcaattaGCATTGCATGCGCCAAAAATTATTGTTTGgtttcatatttaatttctgAGAGTTGTTAAAAACATTCAGGAAATGAGAGAACAGTATAAACTGTTTtcaaatggtaaaataaaaaatagctaAAGTAGCTTTTATTCCAGTTTTATAATTTTGTATTTAGACTTTTGAACCTTAATGTTATATTGAACAAGAACACCGAGTCCAgttcctgaggggggggggggggggtgggggtgttgcTGTCGGTCAAACGTTTGGGACCCACGGTGCTGGGACTGCAGTTCCCAGAGGCCTTAGGGCTGTGACATCACCAGAAAGTGACACAGCGTGGGTAGCATCTCCCTTGAGTCTGTCCCAAGCACGGATAAaagcagagggttgcggcaggaatggcatgcGGCGTAAAacgttgccagaattaagcatgcaatcgaaggtggatttgctgtggcgagccctgacgggacaaaccggaagaggaagaagaacccCTTCTAGACCATGGAGAACACATCTGGGTTTGAAGGGTCGTGGATAAGACAGAAATGCCTCGAACACCCAACAAGCAGGTCACATTTCAAAAGTCTGCCGTCCACTatacaaacatggttgtgaagtttgcggacgacaccgctgtggtgggtcacatctccaacaacgatgagacccactacagagaggaggtccagaacctgatgctgtggtgctcgaggaacagccttgttctgaacaccagcaagaccaaggaggtccaggaagactgaacacgcccccctgtgcatacgaggggaagcagtggagcgtgtggagaacattaaattcctgggcatccacatctcctctgacctctcctggacactcaacaccagacacctggtgaagaaggcccagcaacggctcttcttcctcaggaagctgaagcgggctggactcgcCTCTGTGCTGCATGCCGGGCCACACAAATGTGCACAAGCAGACGTTAGCGGCGTCG
Proteins encoded in this region:
- the blvra gene encoding biliverdin reductase A isoform X2; translation: MFGAVVVGVGAAGQVRIRDLLTPLPGSPAQKLRACGFISRRSLEPQRGVRQMPVEEAASRDDVHVAFICTENVSHEENIRTFLQAGKHVCVEYPMCLSYRAAVELLDLAQEKGVILHEEHIELLSGGYIELKRQVEGKTLCEGTLHFTATAATLEENSSKDYSKMTAQLRTSGSRSLTWIEERGPGLPRAKSINLRFDSCTLTEMPPAPSGPVGLFMQDLVLFSSKILGQVSLEELQRERTRVLHCLKLAETIQQLVQC
- the blvra gene encoding biliverdin reductase A isoform X1 — encoded protein: MFGAVVVGVGAAGQVRIRDLLTPLPGSPAQKLRACGFISRRSLEPQRGVRQMPVEEAASRDDVHVAFICTENVSHEENIRTFLQAGKHVCVEYPMCLSYRAAVELLDLAQEKGVILHEEHIELLSGGYIELKRQVEGKTLCEGTLHFTGKPLKPGFGFPAFAGLARLTWLVDLFGELSATAATLEENSSKDYSKMTAQLRTSGSRSLTWIEERGPGLPRAKSINLRFDSCTLTEMPPAPSGPVGLFMQDLVLFSSKILGQVSLEELQRERTRVLHCLKLAETIQQLVQC
- the coa1 gene encoding cytochrome c oxidase assembly factor 1 homolog, whose protein sequence is MRVSASHLQQLAIFTTVLTGGGISTMYSLQQQTFAESDYHKLALQKLESCPVAMETLGSPPLKVHSIHLTDRSNRVDQRVAQIKIPVTGAKTGAYLYTCSVRDPDSNRWNLKEAVLKIRTGETIDLLNPPIGTGQ